Proteins co-encoded in one Setaria viridis chromosome 9, Setaria_viridis_v4.0, whole genome shotgun sequence genomic window:
- the LOC117837045 gene encoding calcium-transporting ATPase 7, plasma membrane-type: MAADYLIAVGRSTADPTRWMKRWRKAGNVIRTCHRLARLARLALLSADILRRTGSYVTIKIHDDVDADTDADAADASKSANAAPVEFSVAADDQDFNGLVKEKRVDCFRRLGGAAGIAAALASGAEAGICGDEGDLRRRREAFGANTYPRRKPKGFWRHVWEALSDVFLIVLLFCAAVSLGFGIKEHGLRDGWYDGVSIFLAVFLVAAVSAVSNHGQAKRFDRLASQSDDVAVTVVRGGRRQEVSIFDVVVGDVVVLKIGDAVPADGVFLDGHALQVDESSMTGEPHPVHVGADDSPFLASGVKVLDGYGQMLVTAVGTDTAWGEMMSSITREKTEPTPLQERLERLTSSIGKVGVAVAVLVFAVLTARHFTGSTRDEQGRPIFDRQHVTFNAVFSGLVGIFQQAVTIIVVAIPEGLPLAVTLTLAFSMKRMAKEHALVRTLSACETMGSVTAICTDKTGTLTLNQMKVTEFWVGTDRPSKAVAGAVDGGVVGLLCQGAGLNTTGSVYRPDNVSPPEISGSPTEKALLSWGVEELGMDADALRRSCNVLRVEAFNSDKKRSGVLVRDNATGAVIAHWKGAAEMVLASCSAYVGADGEVRELGVEQRRELEKVISDMAAASLRCIAFAYKKVADGEDAKIDDEGLTLLGFVGLKDPCRPEVRTAIEACTKAGVAVKMVTGDNVLTARAIARECGIISDSDRDGIVIEGHEFRAMSADEQLEIVDRIRVMARSLPMDKLVLVQRLKQKGHVVAVTGDGTNDAPALKEADVGLSMGIQGTEVAKESSDIVIMNDNFDTVVTATRWGRCVFNNIQKFIQFQLTVNVAALIINLVSALTSGKMPLTTVQLLWVNLIMDTMGALALATDKPTKALMRHPPIGRTAPLISNAMWRNLAAQAAFQVAVLLALQYRGRDVFGVGEKANGTMIFNAFVLCQVFNEFNAREIEKKNVFAGVLRNRMFLGIIAVTLAMQVVMVELLTRFAGTQRLGLAQWGFCVAIAAMSWPIGWAIKFIPVPDRPIHEILATRKFF; the protein is encoded by the coding sequence ATGGCCGCCGACTACCTGATCGCCGTCGGCAGGTCCACGGCGGACCCGACGCGGTGGATGAAGAGGTGGAGGAAGGCCGGGAACGTCATCCGGACCTGCCACCGCCTGGCCCGACTTGCCCGCCTCGCGCTCCTCTCCGCTGACATCCTGCGCCGCACGGGCTCCTACGTCACCATCAAGATCCACGACGATGTTGATGCTGACACTGACGCCGACGCGGCCGACGCATCCAAGTCTGCCAACGCCGCGCCGGTGGAATTCTCTGTCGCCGCGGACGACCAGGACTTCAATGGCCTGGTCAAGGAGAAGCGCGTCGACTGCTtccgccgcctcggcggcgccgctgggatcgccgccgcgctggcgtccggcgcggaggccggcaTCTGTGGCGACGAGGGcgacctgcgccgccgccgcgaggctTTCGGCGCCAACACGTACCCGCGCCGGAAGCCCAAAGGGTTCTGGCGCCACGTGTGGGAGGCGCTCAGCGACGTGTTCTTGATCGTGCTGCTCTTCTGCGCCGCCGTGTCCCTGGGCTTCGGCATCAAGGAGCACGGCCTCAGGGACGGCTGGTACGACGGAGTCAGCATCTTCCTTGCCGTGTTCCTGGTGGCCGCCGTCTCCGCGGTCAGCAACCACGGCCAGGCCAAGCGGTTCGATAGGCTGGCCAGCCAGTCCGACGACGTCGCGGTCACCGTCGTGCGCGGCGGCCGCAGGCAGGAGGTCTCCATCTTCGACGTCGTCGTGGGCGACGTCGTGGTGCTCAAGATCGGCGACGCCGTCCCCGCCGACGGCGTCTTCCTCGACGGGCACGCGCTGCAGGTGGACGAGTCAAGCATGACCGGCGAGCCTCACCCCGTGCACGTCGGCGCCGACGACAGCCCCTTCCTCGCCTCCGGCGTCAAGGTGCTCGACGGCTATGGCCAGATGCTCGTCACGGCCGTCGGCACGGACACCGCGTGGGGCGAGATGATGAGCAGCATCACCAGGGAGAAGACGGAGCCGACGCCGCTGCAGGAGCGCCTCGAGCGCCTCACCTCCAGCATCGGCAAGGttggcgtcgccgtcgcggtgcTCGTCTTCGCCGTGCTCACCGCGCGCCACTTCACCGGCAGCACCAGGGACGAACAGGGCAGGCCCATCTTCGATCGGCAGCATGTCACCTTCAACGCCGTCTTCAGCGGGCTCGTCGGGATATTCCAGCAGGCCGTCACCATCATTGTCGTCGCCATCCCCGAGGGCCTCCCGCTCGCTGTCACGCTGACGCTGGCATTCTCCATGAAGCGGATGGCCAAGGAGCACGCCCTGGTGCGCACGCTGTCGGCGTGCGAGACCATGGGCTCCGTCACCGCCATCTGCACCGACAAGACAGGAACGCTCACGCTGAACCAGATGAAGGTGACCGAGTTCTGGGTCGGCACCGACCGACCTTCcaaggcggtggcgggcgcggtcgacggcggcgtcgtcggcTTGCTCTGCCAGGGAGCGGGGCTGAACACGACGGGGAGCGTGTACAGGCCGGACAACGTCTCACCGCCGGAGATATCGGGGAGCCCGACGGAGAAGGCGCTGCTGTCGTGGGGCGTGGAGGAGCTCGGCATGGACGCCGACGCGCTGAGGAGGAGCTGCAACGTGCTGCGCGTCGAGGCCTTCAACTCCGACAAGAAGCGCAGCGGCGTGCTGGTCAGGGACAACGCGACCGGCGCGGTGATCGCGCACTGGAAAGGCGCCGCGGAGATGGTCCTGGCGAGCTGCTCGGCGTATGTCGGTGCGGACGGCGAGGTGCGCGAGCTCGGCGTCGAGCAGAGGAGGGAGCTCGAGAAGGTCATCAGCGACATGGCGGCGGCCAGCCTTCGGTGCATCGCGTTCGCCTACAAGAAGGTCGCCGACGGAGAGGACGCGAAGATCGACGACGAGGGCCTGACATTGCTGGGCTTCGTTGGCTTGAAGGACCCGTGCCGGCCGGAGGTCAGGACCGCCATCGAGGCCTGCAcgaaggcgggcgtcgccgtcaAGATGGTCACCGGCGACAACGTTCTCACGGCGCGTGCCATTGCCAGGGAGTGCGGCATCATCTCGGACAGCGATCGCGACGGGATTGTGATCGAGGGGCACGAGTTCCGCGCCATGTCGGCGGATGAGCAGCTGGAGATCGTGGATCGCATCCGTGTGATGGCGCGGTCGCTGCCCATGGACAAGCTGGTGCTGGTGCAGCGCCTGAAGCAGAAGGGCCACGTTGTCGCGGTCACTGGCGACGGCACCAACGACGCGCCGGCGCTCAAGGAGGCCGACGTAGGCCTGTCCATGGGAATCCAGGGCACCGAGGTCGCCAAGGAGAGCTCCGACATCGTGATCATGAACGACAACTTCGACACGGTGGTGACCGCCACCCGGTGGGGCCGCTGCGTCTTCAACAACATCCAGAAGTTCATCCAGTTCCAGCTCACCGTCAACGTCGCCGCATTAATCATCAACTTGGTGTCGGCGCTGACCTCCGGCAAGATGCCGCTGACGACCGTGCAGCTGCTGTGGGTGAACCTGATCATGGACACCATGGGAGCGCTGGCACTGGCGACGGACAAGCCCACCAAGGCGCTCATGCGCCACCCGCCCATCGGCCGCACGGCGCCGCTCATCAGCAACGCCATGTGGCGCAACCTCGCCGCGCAGGCCGCGTTCCAGGTGGCCGTGCTGCTGGCGCTCCAGTACCGCGGCCGCGACGTCTTCGGCGTCGGCGAGAAGGCCAACGGCACCATGATCTTCAACGCCTTCGTGCTCTGCCAGGTGTTCAACGAGTTCAACGCGCGGGAGATCGAGAAGAAGAACGTCTTCGCCGGCGTGCTCAGGAACAGGATGTTCCTGGGGATCATCGCCGTGACTCTCGCCATGCAGGTGGTGATGGTGGAGCTGCTGACGAGGTTCGCCGGCACACAGAGGCTTGGGTTGGCGCAGTGGGGGTTCTGCGTCGCCATAGCTGCCATGTCGTGGCCGATTGGATGGGCGATCAAGTTCATTCCCGTGCCGGACCGCCCGATCCATGAGATCCTCGCGACGAGGAAATTCTTCTAG
- the LOC117839583 gene encoding uncharacterized protein has translation MFATAARWAAKKGKPKMAPIELTAPPEQTQSITRTIFDVVREHGPLTISDVWDHVKDVGLRGLTSKRQMKIMLRWMRERQKLRLICDHDGPHKQFLYTTWFTNPKNAPQRPKGELKAKAEKLSPSLPKQP, from the exons ATGTTCGcaacggcggcgcggtgggcggCCAAGAAGGGGAAGCCCAAGATGGCCCCGATCGAGCtgacggcgccgccggagcagaCGCAGTCCATCACGCGCACCATCTTCGACGTCGTCCGGGAGCACGGCCCGCTCACCATCTCCGACGTCTGGGACCACGTCAAG GATGTCGGGCTTAGAGGCCTGACGAGCAAGAGGCAGATGAAGATCATGCTGCGGTGGATGAGGGAGCGCCAGAAGCTCAGGCTCATCTGCGACCACGACGGCCCGCACAAGCAGTTCCTCTACACCACCTGGTTCACCAACCCCAAGAACGCGCCGCAGAGGCCCAAGGGGGAGCTCAAGGCCAAAGCCGAGAAGCTCTCTCCTTCCCTTCCCAAGCAGCCGTGA
- the LOC140221135 gene encoding NAD(P)H-quinone oxidoreductase subunit 2 A, chloroplastic-like: MPSGSEPTQEYIHYLKCKIFDLEPADIPFYFSSNEWHLLLEILAILSMILGNLLAITQTSMKRMHSSIGQIGYVIIGIIVGDSSLHSSIGQIGYVIIGIIVGDSNDGYASMITYMMFYISMNLSKPKNLPRKVMTSDD, from the exons ATGCCAAGTGGGTCTGAACCAACCCAAgagtacatccactacctcaaatgcaagatctttgacctggAGC CTGCCGatattcctttttatttctcaTCAAACGAATGGCATCTTCTTCTGGAAATCCTAGCTATTCTTAGCATGATATTGGGGAATCTCCTTGCTATTACTCAAACAAGCATGAAACGTATGCATTCGTCCATAGGGCAAATCGGATATGTAATTATTGGAATAATTGTTGGAGACTCATCATTACATTCGTCCATAGGGCAAATCGGATATGTAATTATTGGAATAATTGTTGGAGACTCAAATGATGGATATGCAAGCATGATAACTTATATGATGTTCTATATCTCCATGAATCTGTCCAAGCCAAAGAACTTACCCCGAAAAGTCATGACAAGTGATGATTGA
- the LOC117836524 gene encoding uncharacterized protein — translation MSTERATWSYTYEKGLVDILKELANVPMFKGQNGWTAEGWRNITNKFNDMFPTTHFTKQQVQEKEKELKGNYKIIKEARKSGVGWNDTLGMIIAEPKGWEKLIKDNHKVAKFRKKPFPLFNSLELLYEGSVATGDLNFTSIQPPPQRTEPTPRNSELPTEPTPQTSISEQSNHSMASIDRNLLSFGLGGVESIEVQSAPASRNSEDQDVTGGKKRKQSQMAAKLGDYIDFRKDQIGKTLEKLEEKRRREEDYSIEKCIDIVDAMEGLSDEQKADANEVFQSETNRKILVGTKNPNVRLIWLKKKIAQNQ, via the exons ATGTCAACGGAAAGAGCTACGTGGAGCTACACGTATGAGAAGGGACTTGTGGATATTCTGAAAGAGCTTGCCAACGTCCCAATGTTTAAGGGACAAAATGGGTGGACTGCTGAAGGTTGGAGGAATATCACAAATAAATTCAATGATATGTTTCCAACGACACATTTCACGAAGCAACAAGtgcaagaaaaggagaaagagctaaaaGGAAACTATAAGATAATAAAAGAAGCGAGGAAAAGTGGTGTTGGCTGGAATGACACTTTGGGTATGATCATTGCAGAACCAAAAGGATGGGAAAAGTTGATTAAG GATAACCACAAAGTTGCCAAGTTCCGTAAGAAGCCATTTCCTTTATTTAACAGCTTGGAATTATTGTATGAAG GAAGTGTGGCCACAGGGGATTTAAATTTTACATCAATTCAGCCACCACCGCAAAGAACTGAACCCACTCCCCGTAACAGTGAGCTGCCAACTGAACCCACTCCCCAGACAAGTATCTCAGAGCAAAGCAATCATAGCATGGCATCTATTGATAGAAATCTACTCAGTTTTGGACTTGGTGGTGTAGAAAGCATAGAAGTTCAATCTGCTCCAGCTAGTCGTAATTCAGAGGACCAAGATGTTACCGGTGGAAAGAAACGCAAGCAAAGTCAGATGGCTGCAAAACTTGGGGATTACATTGACTTTAGAAAGGATCAAATTGGAAAAACTCTAGAAAAgttagaagagaagagaagacgTGAAGAAGACTACTCAATTGAGAAATGTATTGACATTGTGGATGCCATGGAAGGGCTATCGGATGAACAAAAAGCTGATGCAAATGAAGTTTTTCAAAGTGAAACAAACAGAAAAATATTAGTGGGCACAAAAAACCCAAATGTCCGGCTGATTTGGTTGAAAAAAAAGATTGCTCAG aatcagTGA
- the LOC117836523 gene encoding protein ANTAGONIST OF LIKE HETEROCHROMATIN PROTEIN 1-like, translated as MESWEDEVRRFMLEEEEEDDELFLVMVPALQQCLYEEKRSEHTSTLPGAEKVIQILEGHENWCKVEFRMEPEIFRVIANYLRVENLLRDTRGVRVEEQLGMFMFMLSHNASTDRLKKEFQHSGETIHRKIIEFFDIIPALTHRFLKLPNVSHTHVKIASDSRFMPFFQNCIGAIDGTHVPITIAQERAAPYRNRKGTLSQNVMCVCDFDLNFTFISCGWEGSASDAGVLRSARAKGFHVPVGKFYLVDGGYANTSSCIAPYRGVRYHLSEFRRHGNQYANYKELFNHRHAQLRNHIERAFGVLKKRFPILKVGTFHPIENQIKIPAAAAVFHNLIRKL; from the coding sequence atggaatcttgggaggatgaagttaggagattcatgctagaggaggaagaagaggatgacgaaCTATTCCTAGTTATGGTTCCTGCTCTTCAGCAGTGTTTATATGAGGAGAAAAGGTCGGAGCATACCTCAACTCTGCCTGGTGCTGAAAAGGTCATACAAATCTTGGAAGGCCACGAAAATTGGTGCAAAGTGGAGTTCAGAATGGAACCTGAGATATTTAGAGTTATAGCAAATTATCTTAGAGTGGAGAACTTATTACGTGACACCCGTGGTGTTAGAGTTGAGGAGCAGCTAGGAATGTTTATGTTCATGCTCTCTCATAATGCAAGCACCGATAGGCTAAAAAAAGAATTCCAACATAGTGGTGAGACAATTCATAGGAAAATAATAGAGTTCTTCGATATAATTCCAGCATTGACTCATAGATTCTTGAAGCTCCCAAATGTGAGTCATACACATGTGAAGATTGCATCAGACTCTCGCTTTATGCCTTTCTTCCAGAACTGCATTGGGGCCATTGATGGCACTCATGTTCCTATCACCATTGCACAAGAAAGAGCCGCTCCCTACAGAAATAGGAAGGGAACCTTGTCACAGAACGTCATGTGTGTATGtgactttgatttaaattttacTTTTATCTCGTGTGGTTGGGAAGGATCTGCATCCGATGCAGGGGTCTTACGGTCTGCACGTGCGAAGGGTTTTCATGTTCCTGTGGGGAAGTTCTACCTTGTAGATGGTGGATACGCAAATACTTCCTCATGCATTGCTCCATACCGAGGAGTTAGATATCATCTGAGTGAGTTTAGGAGACATGGAAATCAGTATGCAAATTATAAAGAATTGTTCAACCACCGGCATGCACAGCTACGCAATCATATTGAAAGGGCCTTTGGTGTGCTAAAAAAGCGGTTTCCAATCCTGAAAGTTGGGACATTTCATCCAATAgagaatcaaattaaaattccagcagcagctgcagtatTTCATAATCTCATTAGAAAGCTATAA